A stretch of the Papaver somniferum cultivar HN1 chromosome 6, ASM357369v1, whole genome shotgun sequence genome encodes the following:
- the LOC113287650 gene encoding ABC transporter G family member 9-like → MESELPLTDLESQNKSVAEDEVQSIFKKANRQVTLKFEDVVYKIKIQKKGFFNIKSAKSTERMILKGVAGTVYPGEMLAMLGPSGSGKTTLLTALGGRLGGKLSGSITYNGKPFSNPMKRNTGFVTQDDVLYPHLTVTETLVFTALLRLPNTLTKEQKVMHAEAVITQLGLTKCKNNIIGGSLLRGVSGGERKRVSVGQEMLINPSLLFLDEPTSGLDSTTAQRIVSTLWELAKGGRTIVMTIHQPSSRLFYMFHKVLLLSDGNPLYFGKGSEVMDYFSSIGYAPMVAMNPSDFLLDLANGVYKDEEGEDQASIKENLVTAYRTSLADKLKGEVEAEIQFLDSSGDGKEFGRWSTTWIQQFSVLLRRGIKERKHEAFSALKIGQVLVVALLAGALWWQSSIAHLQDQVGLLFFYSGFWGFFPLFQAIFTFPQERMMLMKERSSGMYRLSSYFFSRIVGDLPMELVLPTVFVTITYWMAGLKHTPINFFHTLFVLLYSVLVSQGLGLAIGALVMDLKSATTLGGVLMLTFLLAGGYYVQHVPKFIAWIKYVSLSHYQFKLLLGSQYAENDIYPCGPNVSCRVGTFPMIQMVGLDGQLSSVIAMLVMLVLYRLIAYLALMRVGVTK, encoded by the exons ATGGAGAGTGAGTTACCTTTGACGGATTTAGAGTCTCAGAATAAATCTGTGGCCGAAGATGAAGTTCAATCCATTTTCAAGAAAGCTAATCGTCAGGTCACATTGAAG TTTGAAGATGTTGTTTACAAGATCAAGATACAAAAGAAAGGATTTTTTAATATCAAATCAGCAAAATCTACTGAAAGAATGATCTTGAAAGGTGTTGCAGGTACAGTGTACCCTGGTGAGATGTTAGCTATGTTGGGTCCATCAGGTAGCGGGAAAACGACACTCCTAACAGCATTAGGTGGAAGACTTGGTGGGAAGCTTAGCGGGAGCATAACCTATAATGGAAAACCCTTTTCTAATCCCATGAAACGAAATACGGGATTTGTGACCCAAGACGATGTTCTCTACCCACATCTTACTGTCACTGAGACCCTAGTCTTCACTGCTCTATTGAGATTACCCAATACCTTGACTAAAGAACAGAAGGTAATGCATGCTGAAGCAGTGATAACTCAGCTTGGTTTAACTAAGTGCAAGAATAACATTATAGGTGGGTCTTTACTCAGAGGTGTTTCAGGTGGAGAAAGGAAAAGGGTAAGTGTTGGGCAAGAGATGTTGATTAATCCAAGTCTATTGTTTCTCGACGAACCGACTTCTGGTCTTGACTCAACAACGGCGCAGAGGATCGTATCGACGCTGTGGGAACTAGCCAAAGGTGGGCGAACGATAGTTATGACAATACATCAACCATCAAGTCGTTTGTTTTATATGTTTCACAAGGTTCTTTTGTTATCCGACGGTAATCCTCTGTATTTTGGGAAGGGATCTGAAGTTATGGATTACTTTTCGAGTATTGGTTATGCTCCAATGGTTGCTATGAATCCTTCTGATTTTCTTTTGGATCTTGCTAACG GTGTTTATAAGGATGAGGAAGGAGAAGACCAAGCGTCTATAAAGGAAAACCTGGTCACAGCATATAGGACTAGTCTTGCTGATAAATTGAAAGGGGAGGTTGAAGCAGAGATTCAGTTCCTCGATAGTAGTGGAGACGGCAAAGAATTTGGGAGGTGGAGTACAACTTGGATTCAGCAGTTTTCAGTGTTACTCAGGAGGGGGATCAAGGAACGGAAGCATGAAGCATTTTCTGCCTTAAAGATTGGCCAAGTCTTGGTTGTTGCTTTACTTGCTGGAGCCCTATGGTGGCAGTCTAGTATCGCCCACCTCCAAGATCAG GTGGGTCTACTATTTTTCTACTCAGGATTTTGGGGTTTCTTCCCTCTCTTTCAAGCTATCTTCACCTTTCCCCAAGAGCGTATGATGCTAATGAAGGAACGGTCATCAGGAATGTACCGGCTTTCATCTTACTTCTTTTCGAGAATAGTCGGTGACCTTCCCATGGAACTTGTTCTACCCACAGTATTTGTAACCATAACCTACTGGATGGCAGGGCTAAAGCATACACCAATAAACTTCTTCCATACACTGTTTGTTCTTCTTTACAGTGTCTTGGTTTCCCAAGGCCTTGGTTTGGCTATAGGTGCACTTGTAATGGACCTAAAATCTGCAACAACACTTGGAGGAGTTCTTATGTTGACGTTTCTTCTAGCAGGTGGATATTATGTACAACATGTACCCAAGTTCATTGCTTGGATCAAGTATGTATCACTTAGCCATTACCAATTCAAGCTCTTGCTGGGGTCTCAATACGCAGAGAATGATATTTATCCGTGTGGACCGAATGTAAGTTGCAGAGTGGGTACCTTCCCAATGATTCAAATGGTTGGCCTTGACGGTCAATTGAGCTCTGTCATAGCAATGCTTGTCATGCTGGTACTTTATAGACTTATCGCATATCTGGCTCTGATGAGGGTTGGTGTGACAAAGTAA